In Geminicoccaceae bacterium, a single window of DNA contains:
- a CDS encoding extracellular solute-binding protein codes for MNKLNLRRRHFLAGATAASTAIAAPSIIRPARAAGGEVNIWTYNNFVPEDFRTQFEADTGIKVNIRLVDDQGKQFNLLAAEAPNPTVDIVTVAGHRFLQFISSDLLAPMDTGRLSNWGNINPVFSESDWATINDNKWGVPILSGAEILAYNSEMVGEEEALTWMTLFSDKYSGQTAYIIQDMMSIVMLMKGYDGNMIAYMDDPKKAEEIVNEARDFLIANKPKVRKYYDGGAEVQQMFVNQDIVLAHAWNGPIAKLITDGFPVAMTIPQEGSYGFVYTLNIANNAPNADNAYAFLDALLASSEIGAEMTRSSGYISTYKGADTHLSDLERKASSFPEDQLAGLKFFRAEANEMKYGLIDPAVEQIKAA; via the coding sequence ATGAACAAGCTGAACCTCAGGCGCCGTCATTTCCTGGCGGGCGCAACCGCGGCATCGACGGCGATCGCCGCCCCGTCGATCATCCGTCCGGCACGGGCTGCCGGCGGCGAGGTCAACATCTGGACCTACAACAATTTCGTGCCCGAGGACTTCAGGACGCAGTTCGAGGCCGATACGGGCATCAAGGTCAACATCCGTCTGGTCGACGATCAGGGCAAGCAGTTCAACCTGCTGGCCGCAGAGGCGCCCAATCCCACAGTCGATATCGTGACCGTGGCCGGCCACCGCTTCCTGCAGTTCATCTCGTCCGATCTTCTTGCACCGATGGACACCGGCCGCCTGTCCAACTGGGGCAACATCAATCCGGTGTTCTCCGAAAGCGACTGGGCGACCATCAACGACAACAAGTGGGGCGTACCGATCCTCTCGGGTGCCGAAATTCTTGCCTACAACTCGGAAATGGTGGGCGAAGAGGAAGCCCTCACCTGGATGACATTGTTCAGTGACAAATATTCAGGCCAGACCGCCTATATCATTCAGGACATGATGTCGATCGTGATGCTCATGAAGGGCTATGACGGCAACATGATCGCCTACATGGATGATCCGAAGAAGGCTGAGGAGATCGTCAACGAGGCCCGCGACTTCCTCATCGCCAACAAGCCCAAGGTACGCAAGTACTATGACGGTGGCGCGGAAGTCCAGCAGATGTTCGTCAATCAGGATATCGTACTGGCCCATGCCTGGAATGGACCGATCGCCAAGCTCATCACGGACGGCTTTCCCGTGGCGATGACGATTCCCCAGGAGGGAAGTTACGGCTTCGTCTACACCCTCAATATCGCGAACAATGCGCCCAACGCCGACAACGCCTATGCCTTCCTCGACGCACTGCTGGCATCGAGCGAGATCGGTGCGGAGATGACCCGGTCATCCGGCTACATCTCCACCTACAAGGGTGCGGATACCCATCTGAGCGATCTGGAGAGGAAGGCGTCATCCTTCCCGGAGGATCAACTGGCCGGCCTGAAGTTCTTCCGTGCCGAGGCCAACGAGATGAAATACGGTCTCATCGACCCGGCGGTCGAGCAGATCAAGGCGGCCTGA
- a CDS encoding ABC transporter permease gives MASHAGTTIAEPGEIIPSGQPTLWGRISRSPVYAAWVGFAYGSTRRQFWLLAIPAIAWIAATHLGPILQMLHVSLLDSYPPAVGLEPGLTLANYQRFFSDSIFFMPFLRTLAFAMALTAATLIITFPVAYFLARHVRRDNQMALLLLLLIPFWVGEIVRTFAIMILLGNNGAINLLLRWLGLIERPIPFMYTGFSLSVGIIYLTSLYMLMPLYSALEKLPRSYSEAAADLGAGAWTRFRRITLPLTREGIASGCTLVFLISTGYYATPVLLGGPSTTVFAETIAGFFHVAGDQWPTGAAFACLMLLVSLAITGLFTRVVGRKRQGQTR, from the coding sequence ATGGCAAGCCATGCCGGTACAACAATCGCGGAACCGGGGGAGATCATCCCCTCGGGACAACCCACATTGTGGGGCAGGATTTCCCGCTCGCCAGTCTATGCCGCATGGGTCGGTTTTGCCTACGGCTCGACCCGGCGGCAGTTCTGGCTGCTGGCCATCCCGGCGATCGCCTGGATCGCAGCCACTCATCTGGGTCCCATTCTCCAGATGCTGCATGTGAGCCTTTTGGACAGTTACCCTCCCGCCGTCGGTCTCGAACCCGGGCTGACGCTGGCCAACTACCAGCGGTTCTTCAGCGACAGCATCTTCTTCATGCCGTTCCTGCGCACGCTGGCCTTTGCCATGGCGCTCACGGCCGCCACACTGATCATCACATTTCCCGTGGCCTATTTCCTCGCCCGCCATGTCAGGCGCGACAATCAGATGGCTTTACTGTTGCTTCTGCTTATCCCGTTCTGGGTGGGCGAGATCGTGCGCACTTTTGCAATCATGATCCTTCTCGGCAACAATGGTGCGATCAACCTGCTGCTCAGGTGGCTCGGGTTGATCGAGCGGCCGATCCCGTTCATGTATACGGGATTCTCGCTCAGCGTCGGCATCATCTACCTGACCTCGCTGTACATGCTCATGCCTCTCTACTCCGCACTGGAAAAGCTGCCACGGAGCTACAGCGAGGCGGCAGCCGATCTCGGGGCCGGTGCCTGGACGCGCTTTCGGCGGATCACCCTGCCGCTCACCCGCGAGGGCATAGCCTCCGGCTGCACGCTCGTTTTCCTCATTTCCACCGGCTATTACGCGACACCGGTTCTGCTGGGCGGGCCCAGCACCACCGTCTTTGCCGAGACCATCGCCGGCTTCTTTCATGTGGCAGGCGACCAATGGCCCACCGGGGCAGCCTTCGCCTGCCTGATGCTCCTGGTATCGCTGGCGATCACCGGGCTCTTCACCCGCGTCGTCGGCCGCAAGCGGCAGGGGCAGACGCGATGA